The region TTGTGCAACAACATTTTCAAGCCTTTGTAACTTAGATGTCCATACCTTCGATGCCAGAGGTGCGACAGTTCTTGAGCTTTTGTGTGAAAGCACGGATCAGATTGTGCTTGTGAAGAGGCTTGAGTTTGGGGCAGCAAAATAAGCATCCTATTGACACTCATGTTAGTTTGAATAATCAACCCTTCTCTGGATGAAATATCTTGCAACTTCCTCCCTTGATCAAGATTGCCAAATCCTTTTCTTGCAACTGCCCTATACTTAGAAGATTATTTTTCAATTCTTAAATATAGTATACTTCAGTAACAACGATATTCATTCCATTTAGTAGTAATTACACACTTCCTTTCCCCATCACATACATCTTAGTGTTGTTTCCCAATTTTATAGAATGTCAAAATTTTTCATCAAGTTCATTGAACATAATTCGATCATCGCACATATGATTAGAACATCCTGAATCAAGGAACCATGCATCTTGCCTTTTAGCTTCATACAGCTCCTCATAAGACATCAAAGGCATTTCTGTTTCTTCATTAAATTCTGCATAGTTAGCTTCTTTGTTGCGAGGACATTCATAACGAAAATGTCCAAGTCGATGACATTGGTAACACTTTATGGTTGCCTTGTTGAAGTTTATATGACCTCTACCTCTTCCCCTTCCTCTGTAAGCAACTCGACCATGATCTCTTCCCCCTTCATATGTAACTTTCAAGGCTTGTTCCGCCACTGCATCGTTGGAACTTCTGTTCACGCACTATTAATGAGCTTTGTAACTCATTCATAGAAAGATCATCGACATCCTTTGACTCTTCAATAGAACAAACAATATAGTTAAACTTCTCGGTTAAAGAGCGTAAAATCTTTTCAACCACTTTAACGTCTGATATCTCCTCCCCATAAATTTGCATTTTATTGGCCACTATCATGACCCTAGAGAAGTATTATGTTACACCTTCACTGGATCTCATCTAAAGAGTTTCAAATTCTCTGCGGAGAGCTTGAAGATGAGACCTTTTGACTCTTGCATTTCCTTCAAACTTTTTCTTCATAGCATCCTATATCTTTTTAGAAGTCTCCTTCTTAAGGATGGTGTTAAGCACGGTTCGATCAATCGTATGAAATAGATAGTTCTTTGTTTTGAGATCCTTCAACTTCATCTCATCTTTCTTCTTTCGTTGTGCTTCTGTTGGTACCACTCCACTTGCTGGCTCAACACAGCCAGGCTCGATTAGCTCCCAATATTCCTTTGATCTGAGGAAATTTTCCATTAGCATGCTCCAATGATCATAATGACCATCAAAACGCGGGATTGTGGGTTGTACAAACCTCCCTTATGTAGTCTTTTTTTTTTGCTGCAAGGGTATCAAAGACCGTTGCTTTGATAGATCAGCCCTGTGGGGGCTCTGATACCAAATTGTTGATAATCTTTATAGAATTGAAACTAAAAGCAAGAACTAAATAACTGGACTAAATGACTCAGTTTTATTAACTGCAACATTGACTTAAATAGCCATTGAATACGCGATTAAAAACTATAACTGAAAACAATCGATTAATCTAAAATAAAGGATGATAATGCTAAGTGATTCCTAAAACTAAGGAAAGCAGAATATGACTTTTATTTTAACTAAAGATTATGGATTAAATCTTTCAAATCTACCATCACAAAAGCGACTATATGTTTTTCCTTTTTTTGGAATGATATGTAATTAACTACAACCTTATTTATATGTTTTGTAACTATAGTTAACAAAAAGTATGTCAAATAAATATAAACATGATTTAGACGGAAATACAAAAACACTCATGGACATGATATAAATTGTCATAACAATATGTATATTCTACAACATGATAGATCATGAGTAAGATACATTACTTCACAAATAAATGAACAATGAAACTAAAAACGAATTGATATACTTTATCCTTTTGCTTGAATATCGATAAATTATAATTAGGAAGAACTTCTTCTTTTTGCATGTTCATTTTTGAGCACTTCAAACAAGGTTCCATCATAAACACCACGAACTGTTTCTTTCTGAAGTAAACCATTCTTGTCTTTCGCAAGTTTGTAAAGAATTTTCCATTCAACACAGCCACCAATCCTTCCTTTGATATCTTTAGGTTCTCTATTTGCCTTAATCAACTCGTCGAGCTCATCACGTGTTAAAGCATTTGGATGTGTATGTGCATGTTTCATGAAAATTTCTTCAAATTTTGATTCAACAAACCTTCCTTCACTGTCATAAGCTCCACTGTCACTGCCATGTTTGCCTAGTTGGATATTCTTAACCTCAATTGGAAAAAGTAGAGATGGGAACTTCCCCtacacaacaacaacaacaacaatataaATAACAGCGTAACTTGTTGTCTGTTTTTCTTCTATTCGGATTTACTTACCGGACGAGTAGACTGACTTAGGCCCACATTGATGAAAACAGCAGCTGCAGTTGATAACAACACTCCACTCCCAATTTCACGCATCGCTGTTGTTCATTCATTCATCCATTTATTATTAACCAAAATCTAATGAAAAACTTCCTTTTAATAAATTAAAAGAATCTGTGTAGAAACAAAAATACCTCGAAAAGTTTCCCACGGATAAATAAGACCATCCTTATTGACATCAAAGAAAGCAGCATGTTTCTGAAGAACATTTTCATGAACTGAATTTTGTTCCTTATCCTCAATTCCACAAACAAATCCTACATGTGAAtagaaattaaaaaataaaaaacatcaatttaaagaaaaagaaacaaattttgtAACACAATACCTTGCTGTTTGGTATCTGATGAGAGAGAAGAAGAAGATGCCATATTGATGTAGAGAATGCTTAACCAAAAAAGGAGTTTTAGAAGAATGTGCATTTTAAGTAAGTGGTGCTTTCGGTTTGATGTGGGAATATATAGGTGAAGATAACGTAGGGTGTAGGATTTTGTATCATGCTTTTATGCCTCATCTTATCTTTCTGTTTTGGAACTGTTATAAGTAATATTAATAAATAGAAAACTTTATTTTGGTATATGATTCAATTGTTTGTTTATGATGAAAGCAACAACACTGACTACACACAAATAAACTAACTGACACATAAATAAATCAAAAACAAAACTAACCGACACACATAAATATAGAATGGATGAAAGTGTGAAAAGATTTCTTTTGTTGTAGTCATAAGTCAATATAAGTCAATATTTGAGAGAGGCGGAA is a window of Lathyrus oleraceus cultivar Zhongwan6 chromosome 6, CAAS_Psat_ZW6_1.0, whole genome shotgun sequence DNA encoding:
- the LOC127098302 gene encoding probable peroxygenase 5 isoform X3 → MHILLKLLFWLSILYINMASSSSLSSDTKQQGFVCGIEDKEQNSVHENVLQKHAAFFDVNKDGLIYPWETFRAMREIGSGVLLSTAAAVFINVGLSQSTRPGKFPSLLFPIEVKNIQLGKHGSDSGAYDSEGRFVESKFEEIFMKHAHTHPNALTRDELDELIKANREPKDIKGRIGGCVEWKILYKLAKDKNGLLQKETVRGVYDGTLFEVLKNEHAKRRSSS